The following coding sequences lie in one Zingiber officinale cultivar Zhangliang chromosome 2B, Zo_v1.1, whole genome shotgun sequence genomic window:
- the LOC122045070 gene encoding uncharacterized protein LOC122045070 produces the protein MTRGAWFKSLRCKSKALDDVVYPTPPPPSSSSSRKQLLSAASCADSSRAVKDAVFLFPKYHSSSSSLPKKPTRPRQKPKPSSYLSPSSSPAGGRAVEPATRRTVGFPTLSELPAGHSSRRVVELIFLTSWSSSDAAAAFPGEIEMLFRVHNPARTLARFEDRRTAARALSADARCAADGNEMMRFHYGPSGRCGGVYDATVSWSAQGKLKGVRTFSGSGGAHACGSGGAAVSGRSAMLLCRVIAGRVRGEADPPNSSESDSVSLGNDELVVLDPRAVLPCFLIIYKI, from the coding sequence ATGACGAGGGGGGCCTGGTTTAAATCGCTCCGCTGCAAGTCTAAGGCCCTCGACGACGTCGTCTACCCTACGCCGCCACCGCCATCTTCGTCGTCGTCCAGGAAGCAGCTTCTCTCCGCAGCCTCCTGCGCCGATTCCTCCCGCGCGGTCAAAGACGCCGTCTTTCTCTTCCCCAAATACCATTCCTCTTCTTCCTCGCTCCCCAAGAAGCCTACGAGGCCCCGCCAAAAGCCCAAGCCGAGCTCCTACCTTTCTCCCTCTTCGTCGCCGGCGGGGGGCCGGGCAGTGGAGCCCGCTACGCGCCGCACCGTAGGCTTCCCGACGCTCTCGGAGCTTCCGGCGGGCCACTCGTCCCGGCGGGTGGTGGAGCTCATCTTCCTCACCAGTTGGTCCTCCTCCGACGCCGCCGCGGCGTTCCCGGGCGAGATAGAGATGCTCTTCCGGGTCCACAACCCGGCCCGCACGCTGGCCCGCTTCGAGGATCGCCGCACGGCGGCCCGCGCCCTGTCCGCCGACGCGCGCTGTGCCGCCGACGGCAACGAGATGATGCGGTTCCACTACGGCCCCTCCGGACGCTGCGGCGGCGTGTACGACGCCACGGTATCATGGTCGGCGCAGGGGAAGCTGAAGGGCGTCCGGACCTTCTCCGGCAGCGGCGGCGCGCACGCGTGCGGAAGCGGCGGCGCCGCTGTCTCCGGCCGCAGCGCGATGCTGCTGTGCCGAGTCATCGCCGGGCGGGTGAGGGGCGAGGCGGACCCCCCAAACTCTTCCGAGTCCGACTCGGTGAGCCTGGGCAACGACGAGCTCGTGGTGTTGGATCCCCGGGCGGTGCTCCCCTGCTTCCTAATCATCTACAAGATCTGA